The following proteins are encoded in a genomic region of Bradyrhizobium sp. SK17:
- the glgA gene encoding glycogen synthase GlgA yields MTPIRVLAVASEVYPIVKTGGLADVVGALPAALKEHGVTTRTLVPGYPAVLTALASAETLLQWPEFYGGPIRLLAGSHDGLDLFALDAPHLYARPGNPYVDSDGRDWPDNGIRFAALSRMAAEIGQGAIPSFIPDIVHAHDWQAGLAPAYLHYGGQPRPGTVMTVHNLAYQGQFSPDMLATFGLPGEAYSLHGVEYYGTISLLKAGLQFADRITTVSPTYAREIQSDDGGMGFGGLLRERADVLSGILNGIDVAVWNPATDADIAARFSADNLAERAANKAALQRRFGLDPVPDAMLLGVISRLSWQKGLDLLLENIPTLLGEGIQLALLGSGDRDLQDGYAALARDNPGRIAVVIGYDEALAHLIQAGADALAVPSRFEPCGLTQLCALRYGAIPVVANVGGLADTVIGFDEAAVTGEAATGVKFAPVTSEALAHGLRTANLLFNDKVTWRRLQQAGMATDVSWHDRAGRYAALYRELAAARR; encoded by the coding sequence ATGACGCCGATCCGCGTCCTGGCGGTCGCCTCCGAAGTCTACCCGATCGTCAAGACCGGCGGCCTTGCCGACGTGGTCGGCGCGCTGCCGGCGGCGCTGAAAGAGCATGGCGTCACGACGCGGACGCTGGTGCCGGGATATCCCGCCGTACTCACGGCGCTGGCTTCCGCGGAGACGCTGCTGCAATGGCCGGAGTTCTACGGCGGCCCGATCCGCCTGCTCGCCGGCTCGCATGACGGCCTCGATCTGTTCGCGCTCGACGCTCCGCATCTCTATGCACGCCCTGGCAATCCCTATGTCGATTCCGACGGACGGGATTGGCCCGACAACGGCATTCGCTTCGCGGCGCTGTCACGAATGGCGGCCGAAATCGGCCAGGGCGCGATCCCGTCTTTCATTCCGGACATCGTGCATGCACATGACTGGCAGGCCGGCCTTGCGCCGGCCTATCTGCATTATGGCGGGCAGCCGAGGCCTGGCACGGTGATGACTGTGCACAATCTTGCCTATCAGGGACAGTTCTCGCCGGACATGCTGGCGACGTTCGGCCTGCCCGGCGAGGCCTACTCGCTTCACGGCGTCGAATATTACGGCACCATCAGCCTGTTGAAGGCCGGCCTGCAATTCGCCGACCGCATCACCACGGTATCGCCGACCTATGCGCGGGAGATCCAGAGCGACGACGGCGGCATGGGATTTGGCGGCCTGCTCCGCGAACGCGCCGACGTGCTGAGCGGCATCCTCAACGGCATCGACGTCGCGGTGTGGAATCCGGCCACCGATGCCGATATCGCAGCGCGCTTCAGCGCCGACAATCTCGCCGAGCGCGCGGCCAACAAGGCGGCGTTGCAACGGCGCTTCGGGCTTGATCCAGTGCCGGACGCGATGCTGCTCGGCGTCATCAGCCGGCTGTCATGGCAGAAGGGTCTCGACCTGCTGCTGGAGAATATTCCGACATTGCTCGGCGAAGGCATCCAGCTCGCGCTGCTCGGCAGCGGCGACCGCGATTTGCAGGATGGCTATGCCGCGCTGGCGCGCGACAATCCCGGCCGGATCGCGGTCGTGATCGGCTATGACGAGGCGCTGGCGCATCTGATCCAGGCAGGCGCCGACGCGCTCGCGGTGCCGTCGCGCTTCGAACCCTGCGGCCTCACCCAGCTCTGCGCGCTGCGCTATGGCGCGATCCCTGTTGTCGCCAATGTCGGCGGACTGGCCGACACCGTGATCGGCTTCGACGAGGCCGCGGTGACCGGCGAGGCCGCAACCGGCGTCAAGTTCGCACCGGTGACCTCGGAGGCGCTCGCGCATGGCTTGCGCACGGCGAACCTGCTGTTCAACGACAAGGTGACCTGGCGCCGGTTGCAGCAAGCCGGCATGGCCACCGATGTCTCGTGGCACGATCGCGCCGGCCGTTACGCCGCGCTCTATCGCGAGCTCGCGGCAGCGCGCCGCTAG
- a CDS encoding MFS transporter: MSIEMSARSRGAELSDEERKVLTATLVGTTIEWYDFFVYAQAAGLVFGALFFAPMNANNPLLAQIVSFATLGLSFLFRPLGAIVCGHLGDRFGRKNMLVVTLLLMGAATALVGLLPTYAQIGAWAPALLILLRILQGFSAGGEWGGAALMSVESAPVDRRSFFGSFPQIGTPLGMILATGVLWVLTATLGKQAMMEWGWRIPFLLSILLIVVGIVIRRTVEESPVFKAMQRRHRESSAPLRDLMRNHSKEIFRTALIFMANNAAGYILIAFLISYGANTLKMPSEQLLLIGTLAAVSWFVFTLVGGILGDKIGRVRCFQIGYTLMVLWAVPMWFLIDSKNLLLFFVSAVGLTVALGLSYGPQAALYAELFPAKVRYSGVSIGYALGAIFGGAFAPMIAQWIIGTYGESWRVGVYIAVLALISLITVSTIKDPQGVDLNVDDAKA; the protein is encoded by the coding sequence ATGTCCATCGAAATGTCCGCGCGTTCGCGCGGCGCGGAACTGTCGGATGAGGAACGCAAGGTCCTCACCGCAACGCTCGTCGGCACCACCATCGAGTGGTACGATTTCTTCGTCTACGCCCAGGCGGCGGGCCTGGTGTTCGGCGCGCTGTTCTTCGCGCCGATGAACGCGAACAATCCGCTGCTGGCACAGATCGTCTCGTTTGCGACGCTCGGCCTGTCCTTCCTGTTCCGTCCGCTCGGCGCCATCGTCTGCGGCCATCTCGGCGACCGCTTCGGGCGCAAGAACATGCTGGTGGTCACGCTGCTGTTGATGGGGGCGGCGACCGCGCTGGTCGGCCTGCTGCCGACCTACGCGCAGATCGGCGCCTGGGCGCCGGCACTGCTTATTCTCCTGCGCATCCTGCAAGGCTTCTCGGCCGGCGGCGAATGGGGTGGCGCGGCGCTGATGTCGGTGGAATCGGCGCCGGTCGATCGGCGCAGCTTCTTCGGCTCGTTCCCGCAGATCGGCACGCCGCTCGGCATGATCCTGGCGACCGGCGTGCTGTGGGTGCTCACCGCGACGCTCGGCAAGCAGGCGATGATGGAGTGGGGCTGGCGGATTCCGTTCCTGCTGTCGATCCTCCTGATCGTCGTCGGCATCGTGATCCGCCGCACCGTGGAGGAGTCGCCGGTGTTCAAGGCGATGCAGCGCCGGCACCGCGAATCCTCCGCGCCGCTACGTGATCTGATGCGCAATCACAGCAAGGAGATTTTCCGCACCGCGCTGATCTTCATGGCCAACAATGCGGCCGGCTACATCCTGATCGCGTTCCTGATCAGCTATGGCGCCAATACGCTGAAGATGCCGTCCGAGCAGCTGCTGCTGATCGGTACGCTGGCGGCGGTGAGCTGGTTCGTCTTCACGCTGGTCGGCGGTATCCTCGGCGACAAGATCGGCCGCGTGCGTTGCTTCCAGATCGGCTACACGCTGATGGTGCTGTGGGCGGTGCCGATGTGGTTTTTGATCGACAGCAAGAATCTCCTGCTGTTCTTCGTCAGTGCCGTCGGCCTCACTGTCGCGCTCGGCCTGTCCTACGGCCCGCAGGCGGCGCTCTATGCCGAGCTGTTTCCGGCCAAGGTGCGCTATTCCGGCGTCTCGATCGGCTACGCGCTCGGCGCCATCTTCGGCGGCGCCTTCGCCCCGATGATCGCGCAATGGATCATCGGTACCTACGGCGAGTCCTGGCGCGTCGGCGTCTACATCGCGGTGCTGGCGCTGATCTCGCTGATCACGGTGTCGACGATCAAGGACCCGCAGGGTGTCGATCTGAACGTCGACGACGCGAAAGCGTGA
- a CDS encoding rhodanese-like domain-containing protein, with protein sequence MTVSSVTPQDIRSALLLRREIALLDVRHEAEFATGHPLFAANMAAGRIALEAELRLPRKDVPIVLYDNGEGLVTAAAEQLRALGYGNIATLASGLQGWKAAGYEVFADVNSYAKAFGELVEARRHTPSLSADEVAALISAKANIAILDVRRFDEYATMNIPGSVSMPGAELVLRAGSAAPDPDTTIIVNCAGRTRSIIGTQSLINAGLPNKVRALRNGTIGWTLAKHDLEHGAEKRGGVGPFAGAADNARDVAYRAGVRHIGMAELAALDGDAHRTLYRFDVRDADDYAAGHLAGFRHYAGGQLVQEIDMAAPVRGARIVLTDDKGIRADMTASWLAQMGWEVYVLEGGYDGALEVGPPRVVPRPDLAHRYRRPYEGTDVAERAMQAYLDWEYGLVDQLRRDGTHGFYVI encoded by the coding sequence ATGACAGTTTCTTCCGTCACCCCCCAGGACATCCGTTCGGCACTGCTGCTGCGCCGGGAGATCGCGCTGCTCGACGTCAGGCACGAAGCGGAATTCGCCACCGGCCATCCGCTGTTCGCCGCCAACATGGCGGCCGGCCGGATCGCGCTCGAAGCCGAGCTGCGCCTGCCGCGCAAGGACGTGCCGATCGTGCTCTATGACAATGGTGAGGGACTGGTCACTGCCGCGGCCGAGCAGTTGCGGGCGCTCGGCTATGGCAACATTGCGACGCTCGCCAGCGGCTTGCAGGGCTGGAAGGCAGCCGGCTACGAGGTGTTCGCGGACGTCAATTCCTACGCCAAGGCATTCGGCGAACTGGTCGAGGCACGGCGCCACACCCCGTCGCTCAGCGCCGACGAGGTCGCAGCGCTGATCTCCGCCAAAGCCAATATCGCGATCCTCGATGTCCGCCGCTTCGACGAATATGCCACCATGAACATTCCGGGCTCGGTCAGCATGCCCGGCGCGGAGCTGGTGCTGCGCGCCGGCAGCGCCGCGCCCGATCCCGACACCACCATCATCGTCAACTGCGCCGGCCGCACCCGCTCGATCATCGGCACGCAATCGCTGATCAATGCCGGGCTGCCCAACAAGGTGCGGGCGCTGCGCAACGGCACGATCGGCTGGACGCTCGCGAAGCACGATCTCGAACACGGCGCGGAGAAGCGCGGCGGTGTCGGGCCGTTCGCGGGCGCCGCGGATAACGCGCGCGACGTCGCCTATCGCGCCGGCGTCCGTCACATCGGCATGGCCGAGCTCGCCGCGCTGGACGGCGACGCACACCGCACGCTGTATCGCTTCGACGTGCGCGATGCGGACGACTACGCCGCCGGTCATCTGGCCGGCTTCCGGCATTATGCCGGCGGCCAGCTGGTGCAGGAGATCGACATGGCAGCCCCGGTGCGCGGCGCACGCATCGTGCTGACCGACGACAAGGGCATCCGCGCCGACATGACGGCGTCCTGGCTCGCCCAGATGGGTTGGGAGGTGTATGTGCTCGAAGGTGGCTATGACGGCGCGCTCGAAGTCGGGCCGCCGCGCGTGGTGCCGCGGCCCGATCTCGCGCATCGCTACCGGCGGCCCTATGAAGGCACCGATGTCGCGGAACGGGCGATGCAGGCCTATCTCGATTGGGAGTACGGCCTCGTCGACCAGCTCCGTCGCGACGGCACGCACGGGTTTTATGTGATCTGA
- the glgC gene encoding glucose-1-phosphate adenylyltransferase — translation MRSVGNEPLSRHALAYVLAGGRGSRLQELTDKRAKPAVYFGGKSRIIDFALSNAVNSGIRRIAVATQYKAHSLIRHLQGGWNFFRPERNESFDILPASQRVSETNWYLGTADAVYQNIDILEAHGTKYILVLAGDHIYKMDYEIMLKQHVESGADVTVGCLEMPRAESSGFGIMHVDDNGVIQSFLEKPADPPPMPGKPDKSLASMGIYVFDSQFLYDELRRDAADPNSNHDFGKDIIPYIVKHGRAVAHQFNDSCVRSGDDPRSYWRDVGTVDAYWGANIDLTDVVPELDLYDRAWPIWTYAEITPPAKFVHDEDGRRGQAVTSLVSGACIISGASLRRSLLFTGVHVNSYANVENAVIMPYVNVGRGARLRNVVIDRGVRIPEGLVVGEDPEFDGKRFRTTENGITLITQSMIDRLGT, via the coding sequence ATGAGATCCGTCGGAAATGAACCATTGTCGCGTCACGCTCTCGCCTATGTATTGGCCGGCGGACGCGGCAGCAGACTTCAGGAGCTCACCGACAAGCGTGCCAAGCCTGCCGTCTATTTCGGCGGCAAGTCCCGCATCATCGATTTCGCGCTCTCCAATGCGGTGAACTCGGGCATCCGCCGCATCGCGGTGGCGACCCAGTACAAGGCGCACAGCCTGATCCGGCATCTGCAAGGTGGTTGGAACTTCTTCCGCCCGGAGCGAAACGAGAGCTTTGATATCCTGCCGGCGAGCCAGCGCGTCTCGGAAACCAACTGGTATCTCGGCACGGCGGATGCGGTGTACCAGAACATCGACATCCTCGAGGCGCACGGCACCAAGTACATCCTGGTGCTGGCCGGCGACCACATCTACAAGATGGATTACGAGATCATGCTGAAACAGCATGTCGAGAGCGGCGCCGACGTCACCGTCGGCTGCCTCGAGATGCCGCGCGCGGAGTCCTCAGGCTTCGGCATCATGCATGTCGACGACAACGGCGTGATCCAGTCCTTCCTGGAGAAGCCGGCCGATCCGCCGCCGATGCCCGGCAAGCCCGACAAGTCGCTCGCCAGCATGGGAATCTACGTGTTCGACTCGCAGTTTTTGTACGATGAACTGCGCCGCGATGCCGCCGACCCGAATTCCAACCATGATTTCGGCAAGGACATCATCCCCTACATCGTCAAGCACGGTCGCGCCGTCGCGCACCAGTTCAACGATTCCTGTGTCCGCTCCGGCGACGATCCGCGCTCCTACTGGCGCGACGTCGGCACCGTCGACGCCTATTGGGGCGCCAACATCGACCTCACCGACGTGGTGCCCGAACTCGATCTCTACGACCGCGCATGGCCGATCTGGACCTATGCCGAGATCACCCCGCCCGCCAAGTTCGTCCATGACGAGGACGGCCGGCGCGGCCAGGCCGTGACCTCGCTGGTCTCGGGTGCCTGTATCATCTCGGGCGCGTCGCTGCGCCGGTCGCTGCTGTTCACCGGCGTGCACGTCAATTCCTACGCCAATGTCGAGAACGCGGTGATCATGCCCTATGTCAATGTCGGGCGCGGCGCGCGGCTCAGGAACGTCGTGATCGATCGCGGCGTGCGGATTCCGGAAGGGCTGGTGGTCGGCGAGGATCCCGAATTCGACGGCAAACGCTTCCGCACCACCGAGAACGGGATCACGCTGATCACCCAGTCGATGATCGACAGGCTCGGCACATGA
- a CDS encoding PLP-dependent aminotransferase family protein, translated as MDWIPTVSEWHGPMFLRIVDALAADIASGRLVRGQRLPTHRALATALDIDLTTVTRAYGEARRRGLLDARVGQGTFVSETTARAASDLPTPVNIDLSMNLPPQPVEANLDLRIAQGLATIRSEAGFSAYLGYTRPGGTADEREVGAAWLAPRVPDASADRIVIYPGSQAIIFNALLALTSPGDVVLTEALTFPGIKAAAARLDVRLVGVAMDTEGARPDALDEACRKHKPKAVYLVPTQQNPTTATMGPARRKAIADIIRKRGCVLIEDDVYGPLEPQMAPIATLIPEHTYYAASIAKCIAPALRVAYLLAPDASAEQRMRAGMQATMQMPPSLMVALVTQWLRSGVAADIIRAIRNEAAARQQLAARFLKGVAYAARPASHHLWMPLPKHFDGTDLLSHLMRNGLAVVGEDAFAAGEAAPRGLRVSLGAARNRAELSQALQVLSNAVRTPVGATQIV; from the coding sequence ATGGATTGGATCCCTACGGTTTCGGAATGGCACGGCCCGATGTTCCTGCGCATCGTCGATGCGCTCGCCGCCGATATCGCCAGCGGCCGGCTGGTCCGCGGCCAGCGGCTGCCGACCCATCGCGCGCTGGCGACCGCGCTCGACATCGACCTCACCACGGTGACGCGCGCCTATGGCGAAGCACGGCGGCGCGGACTGCTCGACGCCCGCGTCGGCCAGGGCACCTTCGTCTCGGAGACCACCGCGCGCGCGGCGTCCGACCTGCCCACGCCGGTCAATATCGACCTGTCGATGAACCTGCCGCCACAGCCGGTCGAGGCCAATCTCGACCTGCGGATCGCGCAGGGACTGGCGACCATCCGCTCCGAGGCCGGGTTCTCCGCCTATCTCGGCTATACCCGTCCCGGCGGCACCGCGGATGAACGCGAGGTCGGCGCGGCGTGGCTCGCGCCACGCGTACCTGACGCATCGGCCGATCGCATCGTGATCTATCCGGGTTCGCAGGCGATCATCTTCAACGCCCTGCTGGCGCTGACGTCGCCCGGAGACGTCGTGCTGACGGAGGCGCTGACATTCCCCGGCATCAAGGCCGCGGCGGCACGGCTCGACGTCCGCCTGGTCGGCGTTGCGATGGATACTGAGGGCGCGCGGCCCGACGCGCTCGACGAGGCCTGCCGCAAGCACAAGCCGAAGGCGGTCTATCTGGTGCCGACGCAGCAGAACCCGACCACGGCGACGATGGGGCCGGCCCGGCGCAAGGCGATCGCCGATATCATCAGGAAGCGCGGCTGCGTCCTGATCGAGGACGACGTCTACGGCCCGCTCGAGCCGCAGATGGCGCCGATCGCGACCCTGATTCCCGAGCACACTTACTATGCCGCGAGCATCGCGAAATGCATCGCGCCAGCCTTGCGCGTGGCCTATCTGCTGGCGCCCGATGCGAGCGCCGAGCAGCGCATGCGCGCCGGCATGCAGGCCACCATGCAGATGCCGCCATCGCTGATGGTGGCGCTGGTCACGCAATGGCTACGCTCGGGGGTTGCCGCCGACATCATCCGTGCCATCCGCAACGAGGCGGCTGCCCGCCAGCAGCTTGCGGCGCGCTTCCTCAAGGGCGTGGCCTACGCGGCGCGGCCGGCGAGCCACCATCTCTGGATGCCCCTGCCGAAGCATTTCGACGGCACCGACCTGCTGTCGCATCTGATGCGCAATGGCCTCGCCGTGGTCGGCGAAGACGCCTTTGCGGCTGGAGAAGCCGCGCCCCGCGGCCTCCGGGTGTCGCTCGGCGCCGCGCGCAACCGCGCCGAGTTGAGCCAGGCGTTGCAGGTGCTGTCGAATGCCGTGCGGACGCCGGTCGGCGCCACGCAAATTGTATAA
- a CDS encoding DUF983 domain-containing protein yields MTETVSLQKAMWRGFTMKCPNCGRGHLFGRFLKVADHCEVCSEDFTPQRADDFPAYLVIVVVGHVVVPALLWMEMAYAPPAWLQLAIWLPVTLFSALALLQPTKGAIVGLQWQLGMEGFAATRRVVARTRDLSAVAQRAKAGA; encoded by the coding sequence ATGACCGAGACGGTTTCCCTGCAAAAGGCGATGTGGCGCGGCTTCACGATGAAGTGCCCGAACTGCGGGCGCGGCCATCTGTTCGGCCGTTTCCTCAAGGTGGCGGATCATTGCGAGGTGTGCAGCGAGGACTTCACGCCGCAGCGCGCCGACGACTTCCCGGCCTATCTCGTCATCGTCGTGGTCGGCCACGTCGTGGTGCCGGCGCTGCTCTGGATGGAAATGGCCTACGCGCCGCCGGCCTGGCTGCAACTTGCGATCTGGTTGCCGGTGACCTTGTTCAGCGCACTCGCGCTGCTGCAACCGACCAAGGGCGCGATCGTCGGCCTGCAATGGCAGCTCGGGATGGAAGGATTTGCGGCGACGCGACGTGTCGTCGCGCGGACCCGCGACTTGTCCGCCGTAGCTCAGCGAGCGAAGGCGGGAGCCTGA
- a CDS encoding multidrug effflux MFS transporter: MGFPEFVVVIASIMALNPLAMDMMLPALPNIRSAFQIADANRPQMVLSIFLVGFGVGQFVMGPLSDRFGRRPVLLGGMTVYTIAGLLAIMAPSFETLLLARALQGLGTAATRVIATSIVRDCYAGRRMASVMSLAMMVFIAVPVIAPSFGQAVMLLTHWRGIFVLLMIYGVVALAWSAMRMPETLPKELRKSLAIPDVLSAFRQTVTNRQTLGYALAAGGVQGSLFAFVFSSQQIFTEIFKLGHYFPVAFAACAVGVAIAGFLNSRIVGRIGMRVISHAALTGFVVVAGVLFLTVKTGTLSLPLFMVLSGLMMFAFGLMMANFTALAMEPQGKIAGTASSLYGTITTLLGIGVGTTIGQDYDGTLGPFATGFFLCTLAALAVVLVTEKGRMFRPHHHPI; this comes from the coding sequence ATGGGCTTTCCTGAATTCGTCGTCGTCATCGCCTCGATCATGGCGCTGAACCCGCTGGCGATGGACATGATGCTGCCGGCGCTGCCGAACATCCGCTCCGCGTTCCAGATCGCCGACGCCAACCGCCCGCAAATGGTGCTGTCGATCTTCCTGGTCGGCTTCGGCGTCGGCCAGTTCGTGATGGGCCCGCTGTCGGACCGCTTCGGCCGCCGCCCGGTGCTGCTCGGCGGCATGACCGTCTACACCATCGCCGGCCTGCTCGCGATCATGGCGCCCTCGTTCGAGACGTTGCTTTTGGCGCGCGCGCTGCAAGGGCTCGGCACTGCGGCAACCCGCGTGATTGCGACCTCGATCGTGCGCGACTGCTACGCCGGTCGGCGGATGGCGAGCGTGATGTCGCTGGCGATGATGGTGTTCATCGCAGTGCCCGTGATCGCGCCGTCATTCGGCCAGGCGGTGATGCTGCTGACCCACTGGCGCGGCATCTTCGTGCTGCTGATGATCTACGGCGTGGTCGCGCTGGCCTGGAGCGCGATGCGGATGCCGGAGACGCTGCCGAAGGAGCTGCGCAAGTCGCTGGCGATCCCGGACGTGCTGTCGGCGTTCCGCCAGACCGTCACCAACCGGCAGACACTCGGCTATGCGCTCGCCGCCGGCGGCGTGCAGGGCTCGCTGTTCGCCTTCGTGTTCTCGTCGCAGCAGATCTTCACCGAGATCTTCAAGCTCGGACATTATTTCCCGGTCGCCTTCGCGGCCTGCGCGGTCGGCGTTGCGATCGCCGGCTTCCTCAATTCGCGGATCGTCGGCCGCATCGGCATGCGCGTGATCTCGCACGCCGCGCTGACGGGCTTTGTCGTGGTCGCAGGGGTGCTGTTCCTCACGGTGAAGACCGGCACGCTGTCGCTGCCGCTGTTCATGGTGCTGTCGGGCCTGATGATGTTCGCGTTCGGGCTGATGATGGCGAATTTCACCGCGCTTGCGATGGAACCGCAGGGCAAGATCGCCGGCACCGCCTCCTCGCTCTACGGTACCATCACCACGCTGCTCGGGATCGGCGTCGGCACCACGATCGGCCAGGACTACGACGGCACGCTGGGGCCGTTCGCGACCGGCTTCTTCCTCTGCACACTGGCCGCGCTCGCCGTGGTGCTGGTGACCGAGAAGGGCCGCATGTTCCGACCGCATCATCATCCGATTTGA
- a CDS encoding serine hydrolase has translation MRTRRAATAAILCLALVTSGAARGSDVPAPSPGKLERITEFFDAEVSSGRIPGAVILIQQHGKPVYLKTFGYRDVTTKSPMRLDTMFSLRSMTKPVTNTAAMMLVADGKLSPQDPLSKYIPAFADVKVGIEPDGGNDLSKLELVPPIRPITIEDLMRHTSGITYEYIGADWVQKLYRAGHLFDGQFDNKEFTARLAKLPLSRQPGTLWRYGHSTDVLGRVIEIVSGKSLYQFEKERIFDPLKMNDTRYVLDAEAERTRLAEPLPSDKILIDSETERRAHPEWESGGGGLVSTILDYARFAQMLLNGGELDGKRYLSPAAFKDMTTDHIGPGSGVGRDYWYFPGDGFGYGYGIAVRTDPGIAKPPPPGSIGELKWDSGSGTYFGVDPKLDMIYIMLEQTQNERQRITPAFRKLVYDAFSPD, from the coding sequence ATGCGGACGCGTCGGGCGGCAACGGCCGCGATCCTGTGTCTTGCACTTGTCACATCGGGCGCCGCGCGTGGCTCCGACGTCCCTGCCCCGTCGCCGGGAAAACTCGAACGCATTACCGAGTTCTTCGACGCCGAGGTCTCGAGCGGTCGCATTCCCGGCGCGGTCATCCTGATCCAGCAACACGGCAAGCCGGTCTATCTGAAGACCTTCGGCTATCGCGACGTCACGACCAAGTCGCCGATGCGCCTGGACACGATGTTCTCGCTGCGCTCGATGACCAAGCCCGTCACCAACACCGCCGCGATGATGCTGGTCGCTGACGGCAAACTGTCGCCGCAGGATCCGCTGTCGAAATACATTCCGGCGTTCGCCGACGTGAAGGTCGGCATCGAGCCGGACGGCGGCAACGATCTGAGCAAGCTCGAGCTGGTGCCGCCGATCCGTCCAATCACGATCGAGGACCTGATGCGGCACACCTCGGGCATCACCTATGAATATATCGGCGCCGACTGGGTCCAGAAACTCTATCGCGCGGGACATCTGTTCGACGGACAGTTCGACAACAAGGAGTTCACGGCCAGGCTGGCCAAGCTACCGCTGTCGCGGCAGCCCGGGACATTGTGGCGCTACGGTCATTCGACCGACGTGCTCGGCCGGGTGATCGAGATCGTCTCGGGCAAGTCGCTCTATCAGTTCGAGAAGGAGCGGATCTTCGATCCCCTGAAAATGAACGACACCAGATACGTGCTCGATGCGGAAGCCGAACGGACGCGGCTGGCGGAACCGCTGCCCTCCGACAAGATCCTGATCGACTCCGAAACCGAGCGGCGCGCGCATCCGGAGTGGGAGTCCGGCGGCGGCGGCCTGGTCTCGACCATTCTCGATTATGCGCGCTTCGCGCAGATGCTGCTCAATGGCGGCGAACTCGACGGCAAACGCTATCTCAGTCCGGCCGCCTTCAAGGACATGACGACGGACCATATCGGGCCGGGCTCCGGTGTCGGCCGCGACTATTGGTACTTCCCCGGCGACGGCTTCGGCTACGGCTACGGCATCGCGGTGCGGACCGATCCCGGCATCGCCAAGCCGCCGCCACCCGGCTCGATCGGCGAGCTGAAGTGGGACAGCGGCAGCGGCACCTATTTCGGCGTCGATCCGAAACTCGACATGATCTACATCATGCTGGAGCAGACCCAGAACGAACGCCAGCGCATCACACCCGCGTTCCGCAAGCTGGTGTACGACGCGTTCAGCCCGGACTGA
- a CDS encoding serine hydrolase, translating to MKQWFPVRIAVALLAVVASALVVARADSDMDAQIRDIVASELAPTATAADPGGLAAAVYAGGRLAFFNYGVADAATKRLVTSDTLFSLASLRKLFEATLVALGTERGELQLDEPVKKYLPELHGEYISRVTIGELVTHTSGLLLPTDHPPWPNETFSRDQFIAMLNAWTPPAGEQPGKQRIYSHAGYVLLQLVLERRYGMPIATLIESRILKPLGMTSTFVPDRGEDNRATTTPEIVQRMVQGYSHDGAPIGPIGNQQSYYDFPGTGQMFSSARDLGIWLRACLDDAVIDPELRAALQMTERESFRVDAKFGQAMAWEHVRLDGVTVIDKPGGLNNASAYVGLVPARRLGIVLLANRGEYPHEIARYRILPALARL from the coding sequence ATGAAGCAATGGTTCCCCGTCCGGATCGCGGTCGCCCTGCTTGCCGTCGTTGCTAGCGCGCTCGTGGTGGCACGTGCGGATTCCGACATGGATGCGCAGATCAGGGACATCGTCGCGTCAGAGCTTGCGCCGACCGCGACCGCGGCCGATCCCGGCGGCCTCGCCGCAGCGGTCTATGCCGGCGGCCGGCTCGCGTTCTTCAACTACGGCGTTGCCGACGCCGCGACGAAACGACTGGTCACCTCGGACACGCTGTTCAGCCTGGCCTCACTGCGCAAGCTGTTCGAGGCGACGCTGGTCGCGCTCGGCACCGAGCGGGGCGAATTGCAGCTGGACGAGCCCGTCAAGAAGTATCTGCCCGAGCTGCACGGCGAGTACATCAGCCGCGTCACCATTGGCGAACTCGTTACCCATACGTCGGGGCTGTTGCTGCCGACCGATCATCCGCCATGGCCGAACGAGACCTTCAGCCGCGACCAGTTCATCGCGATGCTCAATGCATGGACGCCACCGGCCGGCGAGCAGCCCGGCAAGCAGCGCATCTACAGCCATGCCGGCTATGTGCTGCTGCAATTGGTGCTGGAGCGGCGCTACGGCATGCCGATCGCGACGCTGATCGAGAGCCGCATCCTGAAGCCGCTCGGTATGACCTCGACCTTCGTTCCGGATCGCGGCGAGGACAATCGCGCGACAACGACGCCCGAGATCGTGCAGCGCATGGTTCAGGGCTATTCCCACGACGGCGCGCCGATCGGCCCAATCGGCAACCAGCAGAGCTACTACGATTTTCCGGGCACCGGCCAGATGTTCTCCTCGGCCCGCGATCTCGGCATCTGGCTGCGCGCCTGCCTCGACGACGCTGTGATCGATCCCGAATTGCGCGCCGCGTTGCAGATGACCGAACGCGAGAGTTTTCGCGTCGATGCGAAGTTCGGCCAGGCGATGGCATGGGAGCACGTGCGGCTGGACGGCGTCACCGTCATCGACAAGCCGGGCGGGCTGAACAATGCCTCGGCCTATGTCGGCCTGGTGCCCGCGCGCAGGCTTGGCATCGTGCTGCTCGCCAATCGCGGGGAGTATCCGCACGAGATTGCTCGCTACAGAATACTGCCGGCACTCGCGCGGCTCTGA